The sequence TCAGCTTCCTGTGGCCTGAGCACCGGCCCCTCCTGAGAGGCCCACGGTGGGGGGGCCCCGACCTGAGGACAGTGAGCAGGGTCAGCTCACGGGCCTGACGTTTGGCAGTGAcgctccctcccccccactccttccctcgTGTGGCTCAGGAGGAGGAGCTGATCCAGTCCGAGAACTCGGCCTCCATCTTCAACACGCTGTCAGACATCCCTTCGCAGATTGAGGACGCGGAGCTGCTGCTGGGGGAGGCCATGCGGCTGGCTGGCTCCCTCACGGACGTGGCCGTGGAGACGCAGCGCCGCAAGCACCTGGCCTACCTCATTGCGGACCAGGGCCAACTCCTAGGGACCAGTGCCACCACCAACCTGTCACAGGTGGGCCCATGAGGAAGGAGGCCCTACCTCACCCCCAGCGTGGGGGTCCTCGAGGAAGCCCGAAGTGAGAGAGGCTGCAGGGAACCCGCCAGCCCTTCCTTgctctgctgccccctccccagcccggcACCCGGGGCTTGGCCCAGTCAGACCACAGCTGTGGAATGACCCGCTGCCCTTGGCCTTCTGTGCATCTCTGCTGTGACCTGCCGTTTAGCTGTGTGGCAGACCCAGCTTTGAACCGACTGCATTTCTGATGCTCAGAGCTGGCTGCGGAGGCCGTTTCAGATGAGGTGGCACAAGTGAGATGTTGGCCCCAGGAGGAGCTCGGTTAGCTTCACCACCCCTGCCGGCTGCCGCTGACCCACACTCCCTGCCTGCAGGTCGTGCGGCGCCGGACCCAGCGGAGGAAGTCTGGCATCACCTCCCTGCTCTTTGGTGAGAACTGCCATGGCTGCCGGTGCCAGGCTGGGTTCAGGGACTCCTTCCCTGCCTGCGAGTTCCAGCTTGCGGCTCCCAGCGCCCCAGCAGGGCAGGGTGGCGGTGTAGACTAGGAGGCGTCTGTCCTCAGACCCCCACGTGGACCCTGAGCATccttggggttggggagggggtgcaggcCAGGGGCCATGGCTGCTATAGCTCACTGGGGCTCCCAGGGGAGGATGACCTAGAGGCGCTCAAGGCCAAGAACATCAAGCAGACGGAACTGGTAGCCGACCTCCGGGAAGCCATCCTGCGTGTTGCCCGCCATTTCCAGTGCACAGACCCCAAAAACTGTAGTGTGGTGAGTTGTGGGCTCAACTTGGGGgctctccctccctggccccaTCCTGAGGTAGCGGAGGCCCTGGCGAGGAGGTGCCTCTCCTCAGTGGACCTCTCTGCTGTTGGGGCAGGAGCTTAGCCCAGACTACAGCATGGAGAGCCACCAGCGGGACCACGAGAACTATGTGGCATGCTCACGCAGCCACCGGCGCCGAGCCAAGGCCCTGCTGGACTTCGAGCGACATGACGACGATGAGCTGGGCTTCCGCAAGAACGACATCATCACGGTGCGTGGGCACGTAGGCGCAGCTTCAGCGAGAGGTGGGGAGCTTGGCAGCGGGAAGCAGGGTGACCCCGGGGCGCCCGGGATCTGTCCCTGCTCCACCCACATGGCTGTAGGCACGGGGCCTGGGCAACCAAAGctttgcttcctcttcctctctgcctacCGCGCAGATCATATCTCAGAAGGATGAGCACTGCTGGGTCGGGGAGCTGAACGGCCTGAGAGGTGAGGCCTCCgtctggaggaggggtgggccAGGCATTGAAACCAGGAGCCCTTCTGTCACCCTCCGGCCTCAGCAGGAGCCGGGCTTCCTCAGCCTGCCGGCCTGCCCTCACGCGGCCCCCACGGGGCCCTGCTTCCCCCGCAGGCTGGTTTCCAGCCAAGTTTGTGGAAGTCCTGGATGAACGGAGCAAAGAGGTAAGAGGGCGTACAAGGTACGGCTGTCCCTGGGAGCTGCTGCCGCCGCCTCAACCCTGGCGCGTGCTGGCTGGTGGCAGTGGCTGTGAGGACGGGGAAGGGGTGTCTGGCCGCAGGCGTGGGACTGGGGCCTCTCAGACCCTGTCCCCCGCCGTCAGTACTCCATCGCGGGGGATGATGCTGTGACAGAGGGGGTCACGGACTTGGTTCGAGGGACCCTCTGCCCAGCTCTCAAGGCCCTGTTTGAACATGGGCTGAAGAAGCCATCCCTGCTGGGAGGTGCCTGCCACCCTTGGCTGTTCATCGAGGAGGTAAGTCAATGGCTGGACCCACGTCCCCAACTGTCCTTCTCCTTGAGCCCTTCCTTGGGCCCTGTAGAGCTGGCGCAGGAGCTCATGGGTGGCAGTATGCGCTTGGTTGGACTCTGTGACTTTGATCTGGTACCTATCCTGGTGTCCCTCACACTCACCTTGACCCCCAGGCAGCAGGCcgggaggtggagagagactTTGACTCGGTGTATTCACGCCTGGTGCTGTGTAAGACGTACAGGTAACAGGCCCAGCCGCCCTGCCTGGTGTCCTCCTAGCAGGGTCTCCTGGTGgttttgtggggagggggtgggcacagCCCGAGCCCTGCATGTCAGGGCAGCCACGGCAGCTTCGGTTCCTCCCTCAGGTTGGATGAAGATGGCAAAGTCTTGACCCCGGAGGAGCTGCTCTACCGGGTAAGTGGGTGGAGGGTGGTGCGGGCGTCCTGGGTTGGCAGCTGGAGCCCCCGGAGTGACAGCTGGGCCCTCCCAGGCTGTGCAGTCTGTGAACGTGACCCATGACGCTGCACACGCACAGATGGATGTCAAGCTCCGTTCCCTCATCTGCGTGGGACTCAAGTGAGTATCTGCCCACCGCGGGCCAGTGACCGTCCTGTCAGATGAGTGGTAGCCTGGGCCGTGGGCCTGTGGGGCAGCGGGGTGCCTGTGAGCTGGACAGACGAGGCAGCTGGGGTGCCTTCCGGGGTGCCAAGGGCCTTCCTCAGGTGCGAGACCAGCCATCGTTTTGTGGGCTGGGGAAGGCACACACTTCAGCAAGGTGACCGGTGAGGGGGCTCACCAGAAACAAGGCCATCACAGAGAACTagggaggggcacctgcctgAGGGTAACTTGGGCATCTGTGAGGCCCAGACCTGGGTCAGGGTGAGTGTGGTGTCTAGATTTGCCACTTGGCAGAGGGGGCAACCTCCAGGCTGCTGTGACCCAggccagggtgggaggaggggtggttTGTGGCGGCAAAGCTCCCGGAGCTCAGAACGCGGCTGTGGGCCTCACTCAGGGGCTGACCAGCAGGGCTGAGGCCCCTGGGCAGCGGGTGTGGTGGAGTCTGACACACAGGGATGGAGCCGGGACAGGGCTGAGGGGAGCGAGGGCCATGGGGACAGGGGCCCTGGGGGATGGGTGGGCCCCTGCGCGTGTCCCTCAGCGTGGGGGAGCAGGGCGCGCCGCAGAGACCTGGCTAAGAGCGAAGGCGCAGTCACCCGATGAGGTCACAGCACAGGGAAggcagctgggggtgggcagCCCACTCTTGCCCGCTTGTCCCCAGCGAGCAGGTCTTGCACCTGTGGCTGGAGGTGCTCTGCTCCAGCCTGCCTACCGTGGAGAAGTGGTACCAGCCCTGGTCTTTCCTGCGCAGCCCTGGCTGGGTCCAGATCAAATGTGAGCTCCGGTGAGTCCCCGCCCCTGCTTCGGAAGCCCTGCCCGGTGGCTTGGGGTGGGAGAAGCGGGGGCAGAGCTGCCCTGAGGGAGACTGAcggcctccccactccctccctcacctccagcGTTCTCTGCTGCTTCGCCTTCAGCCTCTCGCAGGACTGGGAACTTCCTGTGAAGAGAGAGGTGGGTGGCTGGGGTCCGTCCTCAGCCCCACAGCCTGTCCTCCCGTCTGGGGGCCGCCTGGGGTGGGGCAGGCCAGGCAGCTGAGCTGGCAGCTCGCGCCAAAGCTTCTGGGCCGGCTGAGGCGGGAGGGCCCGTGGGGACCCCAAGTGGCGGCATCACCTACACAAACCACTCCGGCCCCGCCGCCTTGGGCTTTCCTTGCCGTGGCTCTAGCGCCTGTGCGCCCGTGACGGGGGACTGTCCCTGTGTGCAGGAGGAGAAGAAGCCACTGAAGGAGGGTGTTCAGGACATGCTGGTGAAGCACCACCTCTTCAGCTGGGACATAGACGGGTGATGCTCCTCCTCCGGTGGCCGTCAAGCCCACACCTCCCCCAGGCACCCGGCTCCCGAGCAGCCCCCTCCTCAAGCAAGCGGAGAACAGCACGGTCCTGGCCGGTCTTGGGGCTGCTCTGGGATGGGGTCTGAGGTGGCCCAGGCCCATTCTCAGCTGCGGGGTCAAGGGAAAGACGCACCGGAGCTCTGGCCAGGCACCACGACACAGCGGGACGCCACCTGGGGGCACCCAGGAGTGTCACGGGAGGACAGTGGGAGGCAGGAGCAGAAGGTGGGGCTCAGCCTATTTTTCCCGGTACCCAGGGGAGGGCTCTGCACAGGCATTTACAGAGACCCCAGGCCCCCATTTCACAGTTTGTACCGACCAAAAACCTTGTGAGGAGGTGGAGAGCCAGGTCTGTTGTGTCAGTTTTTGCTCAGGAAGGGGATGGGGGTGGCCAGAGGCTCCCTGGCCTCTTTGGTTTGTAAATAAAGTGTGTCTTTGAGAAATCACCTCTTGTCTTCTGTCCAGCCAGGGCCACAGCTGTATGTCCAAGGTTCTGTCCTTCCTGGAATCATCTAGAAAGCCTAGGACCCAGCCATACCACCCACCTGTTCCGTGGAGTGAACAAAAATGGACCAaagtcagtgtttttgtttttattttaaaaaagtccaCACAGCTTCCCGACCTCTGTCCCGGCACTGGTTTGGTGATTCCATCTAAATCCCATTAATGATAGTGACAGGCCAGAGGGAGCTGAGGAGGCCTCCGTTTGAGGGCtgacgccccccaccccccgccacctcccGTCCCAGGGCCATGGTGGCTGCGATGAGGCAGCGGGACGGAATGTGGGCGGGTGGCCAAGGAGGCGCCTCTGCCCTTGTGGCACAAGTATGGAGCAGGGCACAGGTGGGGCACAGGCGGTGGCAGGGTGTCTACATGTCAAACACGCGTGATGGGGCTGACGAAGGCTGCATCTAACCCCAGGAGCAGTGGTCTCTGGGCCCTTCTATATTGTGCACAGGATGGGAGGGAGCTCCAAtccacctcccagcccccaaaaatatatgtatatatatgtatggcgATATAGAATATAGAGGTATATACACCTGTACAGAAAACGTTTGCCACCAACCGTTAAATGGTTACACTACACCAAGACACTAAAATGGCAAGGGGCTCCCCTCCCAGAAGCCTGGGACCCTGGGGTTGGCATCGAGGGGATGGGGAGGTAGAGGCCCAAGCTGGTTTCTTCCCTCATAGGGAAAGGGGACTAGAAGGAAAGAGAGTGACCCTGGGCCTCGCCTGCCTGAGCCAACTGCAGCCAGACTGCACCTCCGACCTCACAAAAGGAGGTCAATAGAACGGCCCTGGCCTGTCCAGGCCTCCTGAACTCTGGGGTTAGACCAAAGCTGCTCCTTGGCAGCCTGTCTCCTTGGTGAGTCTGAGCCAGGGGGCGGCACGGCCTGCTCCAGTCTCCTGGGGCGGGGAGAGCAGGGCCTATGATTGTCAGGACTCACGACCACACAGAGGTGGGATCAGGCTCTCCCCAGCTTCCAGCCCCTCCCATCCTGGCCCTGCAGCCCGAGAGCTACAAGCAGGAATCCCAGTGGAGTTGCAAGTCGTGACCATCGAGGAAGTCCGTGGAGAagaggctgggggtggtggtgctgaGCGGGGCCAGGCTGAGCACGGGGCCTCCCGACGACAGCTCCAGCCAGTCCATGCTGTCCAAGTGGCCGTCAGCCAGGTCCAGGCCCACGCTGCTGGGCTCGGGGGCAAAGTGCAATTCCGAGGTGTCCATGGGCGAGGGGGGGTGGTCCAGGATAGCAGAGCTGCTCAGCATCTGGCTGTGGAGGTCGTCAATGAGGGAGAGGGGCTCTGGCCCCTCGTGCCCGCTGGTCAGCAGGGGCAGCCCCGTGCTGCTCTCCAGGAAGTCCTCCAGGCGCCCAGGGAGGGCAGGTGAGCCTGAGGGAGGTGGCGTGGCCTGGGGGAGCTCGGTGGAGGGTGGGGACGGTGCGGCCAGGGGCGACCCGCAGGTTGCTGTCGAGGGGGGCTTCTCTTTCCCTGGTAGGGATGGTGGTGGCTCCTTGAAATCTGCTGAGATTTCTGCCAAGCAAGAAAGTGAAGGGATGTCAGAAACCAGGCCTGATTAATCAGGACCCGAAGCTGGCCCGACTTTATACCACATACAAAGGTTAACTCCAGATGGGTCAAAGGTCTAAATTCAGGAGCttaaactacaaaactcttagaGGGAAATGGGAAATCTTCACTGGACTTGTCAACGATTTCTTGGttgtgacaccaaaaacacaggtaacaacaaaaatacacacactggaccatataaaaatttaaaacttttgtgcgtTGAAAAGACCATCAAGAGAAAAGACAGTCCGTGGAATGGGAGGAAATGTCCACACACCATGTATCTGATGGGTCACATCCAGAGTGAAGAACTACAACTCAACCCCAAGGAACCGAAGGCAGAGACCCCACAAGATCTGCAAAGGACCCGTAAggacaggaaaagatgctcaacctcattagTCACTAGGGGAAAGGCACGTCAAAAGTATAAGGAGACaccaccttggggcgcctgggtggcccagtgggttaagtgtccgactcttgattttggctcaggtcatgatgatctcacagttcatgggttcaagccctatgctggggctctgtgctctcagcacagagtctgcttgggattctctctctccctctctcaaaatagataaataaacttaaaaagaaaaaaaagataaccacctcacaccaagtcagctattattttttttttaaaaaatccaaagtgttggtgaggatgtagagcaGTCCGAAACCTTGTGCGTGGCTGGTGTGAATGAAAATGG is a genomic window of Acinonyx jubatus isolate Ajub_Pintada_27869175 chromosome B4, VMU_Ajub_asm_v1.0, whole genome shotgun sequence containing:
- the SGSM3 gene encoding small G protein signaling modulator 3 isoform X1, whose translation is MSGSHTPSASGPFSALTPSMWPQEILAKSTQKEESVEQPEFFYDEFGFRVDKEDGANPGSGRPSGVSLMEDPPQRLRWQAHLEFTHNHDVGDLTWDKIAVSLPRSEKLRSLVLAGIPHSMRPQLWMRLSGALQKKRNSELSYREMVKNSSNDETIAAKQIEKDLLRTMPSNVCFASVSSIGVPRLRRVLRALAWLYPEIGYCQGTGMVAACLLLFLEEEDAFWMMCAIIEDLLPASYFSTTLLGVQTDQRVLRHLIVQYLPRLDKLLQEHDIELSLITLHWFLTAFASVVHIKLLLRLWDLFFYEGSLVLFQTTLGMLRLKEEELIQSENSASIFNTLSDIPSQIEDAELLLGEAMRLAGSLTDVAVETQRRKHLAYLIADQGQLLGTSATTNLSQVVRRRTQRRKSGITSLLFGEDDLEALKAKNIKQTELVADLREAILRVARHFQCTDPKNCSVELSPDYSMESHQRDHENYVACSRSHRRRAKALLDFERHDDDELGFRKNDIITIISQKDEHCWVGELNGLRGWFPAKFVEVLDERSKEYSIAGDDAVTEGVTDLVRGTLCPALKALFEHGLKKPSLLGGACHPWLFIEEAAGREVERDFDSVYSRLVLCKTYRLDEDGKVLTPEELLYRAVQSVNVTHDAAHAQMDVKLRSLICVGLNEQVLHLWLEVLCSSLPTVEKWYQPWSFLRSPGWVQIKCELRVLCCFAFSLSQDWELPVKREEEKKPLKEGVQDMLVKHHLFSWDIDG
- the SGSM3 gene encoding small G protein signaling modulator 3 isoform X3, producing the protein MSGSHTPSASGPFSALTPSMWPQEILAKSTQKEESVEQPEFFYDEFGFRVDKEDGANPGSGRPSGVSLMEDPPQRLRWQAHLEFTHNHDVGDLTWDKIAVSLPRSEKLRSLVLAGIPHSMRPQLWMRLSGALQKKRNSELSYREMVKNSSNDETIAAKQVAACLLLFLEEEDAFWMMCAIIEDLLPASYFSTTLLGVQTDQRVLRHLIVQYLPRLDKLLQEHDIELSLITLHWFLTAFASVVHIKLLLRLWDLFFYEGSLVLFQTTLGMLRLKEEELIQSENSASIFNTLSDIPSQIEDAELLLGEAMRLAGSLTDVAVETQRRKHLAYLIADQGQLLGTSATTNLSQVVRRRTQRRKSGITSLLFGEDDLEALKAKNIKQTELVADLREAILRVARHFQCTDPKNCSVELSPDYSMESHQRDHENYVACSRSHRRRAKALLDFERHDDDELGFRKNDIITIISQKDEHCWVGELNGLRGWFPAKFVEVLDERSKEYSIAGDDAVTEGVTDLVRGTLCPALKALFEHGLKKPSLLGGACHPWLFIEEAAGREVERDFDSVYSRLVLCKTYRLDEDGKVLTPEELLYRAVQSVNVTHDAAHAQMDVKLRSLICVGLNEQVLHLWLEVLCSSLPTVEKWYQPWSFLRSPGWVQIKCELRVLCCFAFSLSQDWELPVKREEEKKPLKEGVQDMLVKHHLFSWDIDG
- the SGSM3 gene encoding small G protein signaling modulator 3 isoform X2 — protein: MSGSHTPSASGPFSALTPSMWPQEILAKSTQKEESVEQPEFFYDEFGFRVDKEDGANPGSGRPSGVSLMEDPPQRLRWQAHLEFTHNHDVGDLTWDKIAVSLPRSEKLRSLVLAGIPHSMRPQLWMRLSGALQKKRNSELSYREMVKNSSNDETIAAKQIEKDLLRTMPSNVCFASVSSIGVPRLRRVLRALAWLYPEIGYCQGTGMVAACLLLFLEEEDAFWMMCAIIEDLLPASYFSTTLLGVQTDQRVLRHLIVQYLPRLDKLLQEHDIELSLITLHWFLTAFASVVHIKLLLRLWDLFFYEGSLVLFQTTLGMLRLKEEELIQSENSASIFNTLSDIPSQIEDAELLLGEAMRLAGSLTDVAVETQRRKHLAYLIADQGQLLGTSATTNLSQVVRRRTQRRKSGITSLLFGEDDLEALKAKNIKQTELVADLREAILRVARHFQCTDPKNCSVELSPDYSMESHQRDHENYVACSRSHRRRAKALLDFERHDDDELGFRKNDIITIISQKDEHCWVGELNGLRGWFPAKFVEVLDERSKEYSIAGDDAVTEGVTDLVRGTLCPALKALFEHGLKKPSLLGGACHPWLFIEEAAGREVERDFDSVYSRLVLCKTYRLDEDGKVLTPEELLYRAVQSVNVTHDAAHAQMDVKLRSLICVGLNEQVLHLWLEVLCSSLPTVEKWYQPWSFLRSPGWVQIKCELRRRRSH